In the Micromonospora narathiwatensis genome, one interval contains:
- a CDS encoding glycosyltransferase family 9 protein, protein MILVLRALGVGDLAAAVPALRGLRAGFPGRELVLAAPAWLTPLVDLVGVVDRVLPTEGLADRAAWPVPPPEVAVNLHGRGPRSHRMLAAARPGRLLAFAHPDAGFSDGPVWDDDEHEVRRWCRLLHWYDLPADPADLALRRPPVAGFPAGATVLHPGSKILAKRWPAERFAALARTLAARGHQVVLTGSADERDLARRVAREAGLPPDAVLAGRTDLAALAALVADARLVVSGDTGVAHLATGYGIASVVLFGPVPPAHWGPPADRPRHRVLGAGHRVRLDRDRAGGEAAHPGLAAIPVDEVLAAVDEAERAVRVSGAVAA, encoded by the coding sequence GTGATCCTGGTCCTGCGGGCGCTCGGGGTCGGCGACCTGGCGGCGGCCGTGCCGGCGCTGCGCGGCCTGCGGGCCGGCTTCCCCGGCCGGGAGCTGGTGCTGGCCGCGCCGGCCTGGCTGACGCCGCTGGTCGACCTGGTCGGCGTGGTCGACCGGGTGCTGCCCACGGAGGGGCTGGCCGACCGGGCGGCCTGGCCGGTCCCGCCGCCCGAGGTGGCGGTCAACCTGCACGGCCGGGGTCCGCGGTCGCACCGGATGCTCGCCGCCGCCCGGCCCGGCCGGCTGCTCGCGTTCGCCCACCCCGACGCGGGGTTCTCCGACGGTCCGGTGTGGGACGACGACGAGCACGAGGTCCGCCGCTGGTGCCGGCTGCTGCACTGGTACGACCTGCCGGCCGACCCGGCCGACCTGGCGCTGCGCCGCCCGCCGGTGGCCGGATTCCCGGCCGGCGCCACCGTGCTGCACCCGGGCAGCAAGATCCTCGCGAAGCGCTGGCCGGCGGAGCGTTTCGCGGCGCTCGCCCGGACGTTGGCCGCCCGGGGGCACCAGGTGGTGCTCACCGGCTCCGCCGACGAGCGGGACCTCGCGCGACGGGTGGCCCGGGAGGCCGGGCTGCCGCCGGACGCCGTGCTCGCCGGCCGGACCGACCTGGCCGCGCTGGCCGCGTTGGTGGCCGACGCCCGGCTGGTGGTCAGCGGCGACACCGGGGTGGCCCATCTGGCCACCGGGTACGGCATCGCCTCGGTGGTGCTCTTCGGCCCGGTGCCGCCCGCGCACTGGGGACCGCCGGCGGACCGCCCCCGGCACCGGGTGCTCGGCGCCGGGCACCGGGTGCGGCTCGACCGGGACCGCGCCGGTGGGGAAGCCGCCCACCCGGGCCTGGCGGCCATCCCGGTCGACGAGGTGCTGGCCGCCGTGGACGAGGCGGAACGGGCCGTGCGGGTCTCCGGTGCGGTTGCGGCGTAG